The genome window ACCGTTTGTACCAGCACCACCAGTTTCAGGTAATCATGAAGCCTTCACCGGATAACATTCAGGACTTGTACCTGGGAAGTCTTAAGGAACTGGGGATTGACCCCTTGGAACACGATATCCGCTTCGTCGAAGACAACTGGGAAAACCCATCAATGGGGTGTGCCGGTGTTGGTTGGGAGATCTGGCTGGACGGAATGGAAATTACCCAGTTCACCTATTTCCAAGTGGTCGGTGAACTGCCGATGAGCCCAGTAGCATCCGAAGTTACCTACGGTTTGGAACGTTTAGCTGAGTATATCCAAAACGTAGATTCCGTTTACGACTTGGAATGGGCCGATGGGGTTCTTTATGGTGATATTTTCAAGGAACCGGAATATGAACACTCCAAGTATGCCTTTGAAGAAAGCAACCAGGACATGCTTTTGGCAGCCTTTAACGACTACGAACGTGAAGCAAAGCGCCTGATCAAGCTTGGCCTGGTCCACCCGGCATACGACTACGTATTAAAGTGCAGCCATACCTTTAACCTGCTCGATGCCCGGGGAGCCGTGTCGGTTACGGAACGGGCCGGCTACCTGCACCGGATCCGGATTATGGCGAAGTCAATCGCAAAGGCCTTCGTTGAAGAACGGCGGAAGCGGGGCTTCCCACTGATCCATGATGAACAGCTTCGGCAGAAAACATTAGCGGAATATACCAAGAAGGCAGAAAAGGCGAAAGAACGGGCAGCTAAGCAGGCGGCCAAGAAGGCTAAGAAGGGGGACAAGTAACATGGCAAATTCATACTTACTTGAAGTCGGGGTCGAGGAAATGCCGGCCCACGTGGTAACACCAAGTATTAAACAGTTGCACCAGCGGGTGGCTGACTACCTCAAGGAAGAACGGATCAGCTTTGACGAGATTCAGGAGTTCGCAACCCCCCGGCGGTTAGCCCTGCTGATTCGGGGCTTAGCTGATAAGCAGCCGGACGTTGACGAGACCGTCAAGGGGCCAGCCAAGAAAATCGCCCAGGATAGCGATGGCAACTGGACTAAGGCCGCCATCGGTTTTACCCGGGGACAGGGGGCCACGGTTGATGATATTGAGTTTAGGGAAGTGAAGGGCGAAGAATACGTCTTTGTTGAAAAGCACATTGTCGGGAA of Limosilactobacillus oris contains these proteins:
- the glyQ gene encoding glycine--tRNA ligase subunit alpha, which gives rise to MTTKKLTVQEIIFTLEQYWAKQGCMLMQAYDNEKGAGTMSPYTFLRAIGPEPWNAAYVEPSRRPADGRYGENPNRLYQHHQFQVIMKPSPDNIQDLYLGSLKELGIDPLEHDIRFVEDNWENPSMGCAGVGWEIWLDGMEITQFTYFQVVGELPMSPVASEVTYGLERLAEYIQNVDSVYDLEWADGVLYGDIFKEPEYEHSKYAFEESNQDMLLAAFNDYEREAKRLIKLGLVHPAYDYVLKCSHTFNLLDARGAVSVTERAGYLHRIRIMAKSIAKAFVEERRKRGFPLIHDEQLRQKTLAEYTKKAEKAKERAAKQAAKKAKKGDK